The Thiomonas sp. FB-Cd genome includes a window with the following:
- a CDS encoding TIGR03013 family XrtA/PEP-CTERM system glycosyltransferase yields the protein MIRVFDQYVPTRTLLELSTDLIVLTFSGVLAGVTLTLAAGLHDPNLPGVQLTVLPSAIFAGVMLLLYITFGAYQRDRVNSLRMLLLCALIASMVSVGPLFFIYFKLFFPHRYALRFLGLAYCYQFVLLVLVRQPVLGGKARQLWTRAVLVVGSGPDAISVAVDIASQASGVYRVAGFYPSGHDPEPAGTLPAPLFRRESPLDDLVRQLGIDEIVVAVREQRGGAIPLRQLLECRTQGIPVHSLATFSERLKGEVPLDSLKASWMIYGHGFSQGVVRTTVKRLFDIMVSLSLLLMLWPVMLLATLAIWLEDGAPVVFRQERVGRFGKPFMVLKFRSMRKDAEMDGVARWAQANDNRITRVGRFIRKTRIDELPQLINVLKGEMSLVGPRPERPSFVEQLTEAIPYYAIRHSVKPGVSGWAQVRFSYGASLAEARRKLQFDLYYVKNHSLLLDVQIILETVRVVILGEGAR from the coding sequence ATGATCCGCGTATTTGACCAGTATGTCCCGACCCGGACGTTGCTGGAGTTGTCGACTGATCTCATCGTGTTGACATTCTCTGGTGTATTGGCCGGCGTCACGCTCACGCTGGCCGCCGGGCTACACGATCCGAATCTTCCCGGTGTGCAGTTGACGGTCTTGCCTTCGGCGATTTTCGCTGGGGTGATGCTGCTGCTCTACATCACGTTTGGTGCTTACCAGCGTGATCGCGTGAATTCGCTGCGCATGCTTTTGCTTTGCGCGCTAATTGCCAGCATGGTCAGCGTCGGCCCCTTGTTCTTCATCTATTTCAAGCTTTTTTTCCCCCACCGCTACGCGCTTCGCTTTCTTGGCTTGGCGTACTGCTACCAGTTCGTGCTTCTTGTGCTCGTTCGGCAGCCGGTTCTGGGAGGAAAGGCCCGACAACTATGGACCCGCGCAGTACTGGTGGTGGGCAGCGGACCGGATGCCATCAGCGTGGCGGTTGACATCGCGAGCCAGGCTTCAGGTGTCTATCGGGTTGCGGGCTTCTACCCTTCAGGCCACGACCCCGAGCCCGCAGGCACATTACCCGCCCCGCTATTCCGTCGGGAGAGCCCGCTCGACGATCTCGTAAGGCAACTTGGCATTGACGAGATCGTTGTGGCGGTGCGCGAACAGCGCGGGGGTGCAATCCCGCTCCGCCAATTGCTTGAATGCCGCACACAGGGGATCCCTGTGCATTCGCTGGCCACTTTCAGTGAGCGACTGAAGGGCGAGGTGCCGCTTGACAGCCTGAAGGCTAGTTGGATGATCTACGGCCATGGATTTTCGCAGGGGGTCGTGCGGACGACGGTCAAGCGCCTGTTCGACATCATGGTCTCGCTCTCGCTCTTGCTGATGTTATGGCCGGTCATGTTGCTGGCGACGTTGGCCATTTGGCTCGAAGATGGCGCGCCGGTGGTCTTCCGGCAGGAGCGCGTGGGTCGGTTCGGCAAGCCGTTTATGGTGCTGAAATTCCGAAGCATGCGCAAGGATGCTGAGATGGACGGCGTTGCGCGCTGGGCGCAGGCGAATGACAATCGCATCACACGCGTGGGGCGCTTCATCCGCAAAACCCGAATCGACGAACTCCCGCAGCTCATCAACGTACTCAAAGGTGAGATGAGCCTCGTCGGGCCGAGGCCAGAACGGCCGTCCTTTGTCGAGCAGCTTACCGAAGCGATACCCTATTACGCAATTCGCCACAGCGTCAAGCCTGGTGTGAGCGGATGGGCGCAGGTACGCTTTTCCTATGGGGCATCGCTTGCCGAGGCGCGGCGCAAGCTGCAGTTCGATCTGTATTACGTCAAGAATCACTCGCTTCTTCTCGATGTGCAGATCATCCTGGAGACAGTGCGCGTGGTAATTCTCGGCGAAGGTGCACGCTGA
- a CDS encoding XrtA/PEP-CTERM system exopolysaccharide export protein: protein MCTTSLPRHAGRLPRLFAAFMAFLLSACASNNFPPAPSQVATSDYHYIIGSGDTLHITVWQNPDLSSTVQVRPDGRISSPLVSGMQAAGLTPDQLATEISKHIAKYVRDPVVTVVVSNFHGALSQQVSIVGAAAKPQSIPYRDRMTLLDAMIVAGGLSPYANGNAAVLIRNGKSYSVRLDGLLRRGNMADNVPLLPGDTIVIPQGWF, encoded by the coding sequence ATGTGCACCACTTCCCTCCCCCGGCACGCAGGCCGACTGCCACGACTGTTTGCGGCATTCATGGCTTTTCTTCTGTCGGCTTGCGCGAGCAATAACTTTCCGCCGGCACCCAGCCAAGTCGCCACATCGGACTACCACTACATCATTGGCTCGGGCGACACCCTGCACATCACCGTATGGCAGAACCCTGACCTGTCGTCCACGGTACAGGTGCGCCCCGACGGTCGCATTTCCTCGCCATTAGTCAGTGGCATGCAAGCCGCCGGTCTTACGCCTGATCAACTCGCCACCGAGATCTCCAAGCACATCGCCAAGTACGTGCGCGACCCCGTTGTCACGGTTGTCGTGAGCAATTTCCACGGCGCATTAAGCCAGCAAGTAAGCATCGTCGGTGCCGCTGCCAAACCCCAGAGCATTCCCTACCGTGACCGGATGACGCTGCTTGATGCGATGATCGTCGCTGGCGGCCTCAGCCCTTACGCCAACGGCAACGCCGCCGTGCTGATTCGGAACGGCAAGTCCTATAGCGTGCGCCTCGATGGCTTGCTGCGTCGCGGCAACATGGCTGATAACGTGCCGTTGTTGCCCGGCGACACGATCGTGATCCCGCAAGGGTGGTTCTGA